ACATCCAAGCTCAATCGAATTAAAAACAAAACAACTCGAGGTTTTCCTAGAGCTAGAACGTTATACGAAAGCTAAAGAACTTATCGATGAGCTAAAACCATCATGCATGGACATGACGGACTTTTTGGTATGTTGCGCAAAATATTACTCTAATCTTGGAAATCCAAAACGCTCAATAGAATATTGTGAGAAAGCGCTTGAGTTGGAAGAAGAGCAGAATTTCTTACACAATTTTATTGCGGACGAATATGTTAATCTTGATGATCCTTTCAATGCTTTGAAACATTATTCAAAAGCCTTGCATTTTGATCCACAAGATGATTATTCTCTGGAAAACGCAATGTCTTGTTATAACAAACTGAACCGTTATCAAGAAGCTTTAGGCTTTATCAATCAATATCTCGACCGTTATCCTTTTTCGGAAATCGCTTGGTTTGAGTACGGACAACTTCAGTTTAACAAGAAGAATTTTGAAGAGGCAATAAAAGCTTTTGATTATCTTTTGGCAATTAACCCTAACTCTGTCGGCGTGTATGCCAACAAAGCAGCTTGCTATGAGGCTTTGGGCGATTGGATGCAAGCAATTGCTGTTTATGAAGAAATGTTGGAGTTAGAATATACCAAAGCCTTTACTTTCTATAAAATTGGACTTTGCTACAAGGAGAACAAAATGCCCGTACAAGCTTTAACATTTTTCCAAAAATCATTAATAGAAGATCCACAATTTTATCTTTCGATGATGGAGCAGTCTTTTATTTATGAGGAAATGGGAAAACTTAAAGAAGCGCTTCATTTCGCTAAAGAAAGTGTGCTGTTGAACGAAAATAATATCGATTATCAAAAACGTTTAGCCTTTTTATATATTGAGTCTGGCGATTTTGAAGAAAGCTTAGATTGTTTTAAGACTTTAATCGCAGTTGAGCCTTCTAGGTTTTATAATTGGTATGCCTATTCGGAAGTTTTGATGTTAATTGGCGAGTACGAAGATGCGTTAACCCTTTTAGAAAAAGCGATTCAGTTGCATAACCGTGCAGAATTGCATTATCAGAAAAGCAATTGTTATTTTCATTTAAATTTAAATGATGAAGGCACAGAAGCACTCAAATTAGCTCTGGAAATGGATCCTGAAATATCTGAAGATATGCAACAGAAATATCCGTTTATAAAAGATGCCGTTAAAAAAGTAAAAACGAGAAAGAAATAAATTTAAAATCACTTCATTACGAAGTGATTTTTTTTGTTGTTTTGGTTCTTAAAAATATTAATCCTGCCAAGATCATTATCCCTCCAAAATACTGAATTGGCGTCAAAATTTCGCCATCAAGAAATCCCCAGATAACGGCAACAATCGGCATAACCAAAGTAACTGTTGATGCAAATAAAGGTGTTGAAATGTGTAGTAATTTGTAGTTTAACATCATGGCTAATCCCGTTCCGAATATTGAGAGAGTCGCAACATAAGCCAAACCTTCCCATTTGAAAGTTTCTACGGAAAAAGTAGAAAAGAAACCAGAAAATACCAAAGCTAATAAGGATGGAATCAACAATACAAATCCAAAAACGAAAGATGATAAAATTTTCGCAGGAATGTCATGAAGTTTCGCTTTTACAGTTGTAGTGCTAATGGCGTAAAGTAAAGTCGCGAGAAGCAATAACAAAATCGGAATTAATTTTAATTCGCCCAAACCAGAATTTCCGAATGCTAAAATACAAGCGCCTAAAAAACTAATAACAACGCCATACATTTGTGTTTTACTCGTTGGCGTATGCCAAGCCAGACTTCCCACAATAATTACAAAAATCGGCATCATAGAGTTGATGATTCCCGCAATGCTACTGCTGACTTCGGTTTCCGCGATTGGAAAAAGAAACATAGGTATGAAGTTACCACACAAAGCTGCGATAATCAACCATTTTAGCCGTTCTTTTGGGAATTTCTTTACTTCTTTTATCGCGATTGGTAACAAGACCAAAGCAGAGATGAAAACACGTAATCCACCAACTTGATAAGGTGTGAAGTAGATAAGCGATTTTTTAATTAAAATAAATGAAGAACCCCATATAATTGAAAGTACGATTAAAAGAATCCATTTTAATTTGTCATTCGGCATGTGTCGATCGGTATAAGTAGGTTAAATATTCCTTTTTAGAAATCATTTTGGCACCAAGACTTTCGAGATGTTCCGTATGAACTTGACAATCGATAAGGTCAAACTTCTCTTCATGGGTTTTACAAAAATTAATAAATCCCGCTTTGGAAGCATTACTGACTTTAGAAAACATACTTTCACCACAAAACACACGATTTATTTTAATGCCGTAAAATCCACCAACGAGTTCCCCTCCTTGCCAAACTTCATAGCTGTGCGCAATACCTGCTTTGTGAAGGCTAATAAAGGACTGAATAAGATTTTCATTTAGCCACGTTCCGTCCTGGTCTGGGCGATAAGTCGTTTGACAAGCCCGTATAACCTGTTCGAAATTGTGATTTTGTGTAAAATTAAATTCGTTTCTGTTTAAAATTTTAGACATCGATTTGGAAACTTTAATCTCTTTTGGAAACAAAACAAAGCGTGGATCAGGACACCACCATAATATGTCTGAATCTTCGTTGTACCAAGGAAAAATCCCTAATTGATAGGCAAAATACAAACGTTCTGGACGTAGATCTCCGCCAATAGCAATAACGCCATGGTCAGGATTATACAACATCGGATCAGGAAACGAAATATCGTCGGCGTCTAGTTTAATCATTAGGCTAAAAAAAATCCTACGATAAGGTAGGATTTAATCTTGTGATTATATTTTAGAAAGGAAGATCGTCTTCCTCTTCTTCGAAAACATTCGTCGCTTGGCTGGTGTTAGCAGGCGCACCTTGTGCT
This genomic stretch from Chryseobacterium sp. POL2 harbors:
- a CDS encoding tetratricopeptide repeat protein — protein: MEEFFENELAKKFEDMIENNEELYFDSEEYEDIIIYYLELGDISYAELATKYALKLHPSSIELKTKQLEVFLELERYTKAKELIDELKPSCMDMTDFLVCCAKYYSNLGNPKRSIEYCEKALELEEEQNFLHNFIADEYVNLDDPFNALKHYSKALHFDPQDDYSLENAMSCYNKLNRYQEALGFINQYLDRYPFSEIAWFEYGQLQFNKKNFEEAIKAFDYLLAINPNSVGVYANKAACYEALGDWMQAIAVYEEMLELEYTKAFTFYKIGLCYKENKMPVQALTFFQKSLIEDPQFYLSMMEQSFIYEEMGKLKEALHFAKESVLLNENNIDYQKRLAFLYIESGDFEESLDCFKTLIAVEPSRFYNWYAYSEVLMLIGEYEDALTLLEKAIQLHNRAELHYQKSNCYFHLNLNDEGTEALKLALEMDPEISEDMQQKYPFIKDAVKKVKTRKK
- a CDS encoding DMT family transporter, coding for MPNDKLKWILLIVLSIIWGSSFILIKKSLIYFTPYQVGGLRVFISALVLLPIAIKEVKKFPKERLKWLIIAALCGNFIPMFLFPIAETEVSSSIAGIINSMMPIFVIIVGSLAWHTPTSKTQMYGVVISFLGACILAFGNSGLGELKLIPILLLLLATLLYAISTTTVKAKLHDIPAKILSSFVFGFVLLIPSLLALVFSGFFSTFSVETFKWEGLAYVATLSIFGTGLAMMLNYKLLHISTPLFASTVTLVMPIVAVIWGFLDGEILTPIQYFGGIMILAGLIFLRTKTTKKITS
- the aat gene encoding leucyl/phenylalanyl-tRNA--protein transferase, which translates into the protein MIKLDADDISFPDPMLYNPDHGVIAIGGDLRPERLYFAYQLGIFPWYNEDSDILWWCPDPRFVLFPKEIKVSKSMSKILNRNEFNFTQNHNFEQVIRACQTTYRPDQDGTWLNENLIQSFISLHKAGIAHSYEVWQGGELVGGFYGIKINRVFCGESMFSKVSNASKAGFINFCKTHEEKFDLIDCQVHTEHLESLGAKMISKKEYLTYLYRSTHAE